ACATGCAGGTGCCCCCTTGGAGTGACCTACCAAATGAATGCGTACCAATTACTGCTAACTACTTAAAACAAAGGAGTTATCAGGGGCATAGTGGTTCATTACCGAACTGAAAATTGTACGCGCATTGTAAACATGGACAAGATCGAAAAAGAAAAGCGCATCCTGTATTGTAGAACAGAGGGAGTCTATGTCTCTATCAATAAAGTATGAAGCAACAACATTATTCTAAATGCTGAAAAGCATGTCTTGGAAAACTAAGTTATATGCATTTGTTAAAGATGATTAATATCTGATATTCACTAAAAGGGAAAACTTTGCTGGAAGTGAATTATTTTTTATGACATTCACAATCAAGAAAAGTTTGTTAGTCATGGACAGCTAATACTGCTACAAGAATGTTTCTGCTACACTTACTCGCATTTCTGCTACAAGAGTGCCCTTGCTAATTTGAACACAGAAACTCACCAAACACAGAATATCTTATCTATTTTGTTGCTTCTATCAGTCTTTATGCTTTGTAAAGCTCCAATTATTTTATCGTGTACAAATTTCTGCTGAGCTGGCTTTCTGGCTTCCCCATTTATCTTCAGTGCCGAATTCTCCATTATCTCTGTGTCTTTGTTAATTCTAATTGCTGACTATTATCAAGGTATCTAATACTGAATATGATGAGCACAAAGGAAGAATAGCAATTGGACGGTTGCATGCAGGAGAACTTCAGCGTGGCATGGAAGTCAAGGTATGAATCAGCTCTTCTTGTGCATGTTTCTGCATGGCAATGTAAATGTTAGACAGATTCTGTATATACTTGTGTGTGGGTCCTGCGCTAGACATGTATAAGCCGGCCGGCCCTGTGTTTGGTTAGGGAGATATGGTTAGTTAGAGTCCTGGGTAGATTTGGTTTCGGGGTTTCCTTTAGCCCCAAGCTAGAGATATGGTTAGTTAGAGTCCTGAGTAGATTTGGTTTCGGGGTTTCCTTTAGCCCCAAGCTATTCTCAGCCCTATATATGTAACCTGTGTATCTCCCAATTAATCAAGCAATTATTCCACACAAATTACATCTCTTTCAGTAAACATGAATATTCCAGTGAGAAAATTCTACGTAGGAACATGGTAGCATCATAGACAGGCTCACCCTATGGAGAGATTGAAATTCGTACTCTGCATGTGCTTGAAACGAAAAATATCCATTTATAATGAGGTGGTATATGGTTCTCATCACATATATGTTGTGCAAAGTATTGTCAGATTGAGTTTCATTGCAAGGATATAAAATGTAGAGTATTTTTATGAGTACCTAGGATATGCCTCTATTTGGGCTTGCTGCCTTTTTATTCATCTCCAATTTTCGAGGAAGTCAGTGAGTAAAGCAAACATATAAGATTAAGAAACTGCTGGGGTTAGTTGAGGCCTGAGCAGACTCCATAtctctttttttctcgaacacacaggagagctgcgtatcaacatattaagaagaaaaaggtGTAAAGAACCCAAAGTTACAGCACAGgtttttgttttgggcaaaaaccTGTACAAAAACGCCTTATTAAAAGAACTAGATAACTATTCTCTCAAGCACTGAGACCTAAACTAGACTCCATATCTCTCTATCTACAATTTAGAAGTTCATTTGGTGCATCCCATTTTCTTACTGCCACTCCAACATGCATGTTAGCAAACGTTAATGATATGGTCAGAAATTATTGTGTTTACAGTGCCTGCTAATTCCTGTTTGTCTGgtcaaattttttatttgattattggttcaaagtattattaagTCTTCCATGGAATAAAAGTAGAAATTTTCTTCAGCTGTTATTGGCTTATTGCAGTCAAGCTTCTACTGATTAAGATATTTGCAGGTTTGTACACCACATGATGCTTGCAGGGTTGGCAAAGTAAGTGAGCTTTTTGTTTATCAAAACTTCAGTCGCGTTCCAGTTGAATCTGTTAGTGCTGGTGACATTTGTGCTGTATGTGGAATGAATGATATCATGGTATGTGTCTGTTCAACTTGTATTCAATTCTTTCAGTTTATTTTTATCCTTATAACATGATTGTATGCTTTGAACTATCCAGATTGGGGAAACTATAGCTGATAAAATTACAGGGACACCATTGCCCACTATCAAAGTGGAGGAGCCAACAGTCAGAATGTCTTTCTCCATCAATACATCACCTTTTGTTGGACGGGAGGTATAGCTATCCTCCATGCTGACATAAAATATTTGTCTCTTTTTCTAGCATGCTATTCTGTGTTAAAGAGAATCCATAAAATTGATCTTGATTATTCATTCAAGATCTCCTGCATTAGTTGTTCTAAATTCATACTGTCAACTTTCTAAAAACCACTACTATATGTAGAAGATTTTTTTCAGCTTTTACATGAAAATGTTAATGGTATATTATAAAAAGTCAAAGTACTTTGACATTGTTAtgatttaatttttttgttaaCATGTAATTAAGAAAATAATAACAAGGTGTGTGCTGTTAAATTAAATGTCATCTATATCTAATGAATTGTGTAAATGATTGCCCTCCATTATTGTGTCATCACATCATTTGTGCAATATACCATGCCATGTTTAATATAATAGAATAGTTGGATTTATTCTCTTTTTCTGGAATACTGACATATTTGCTTCTTCTCATTCTCTTTATCACAGGGGAAATATGTTACTAGCCGAAACCTCCGTGACAGGTTATATCGTGAGCTTGAAAGGAATTTGGCAATGAAAGTAGAAGATGGGGAGACTGCTGATACATTCCTTGTTAGTGGAAGAGGCACACTGCATCTCACAATATTGATAGAAAATATGTAAGAACATAAGTTTGTTACTATTAGTAATTCGAGTTCTGGTTGTCTTAAGAACAATGTGAACTTTGTAGGCGGAGAGAAGGATATGAATTTATGATTGGACCTCCAAAGGTTATAAACAAGACAGTGGATGGAAAACTACTAGAGCCTTACGAGGTAAGTTTATACTTTATTGAATAAATATATAATAGAGCTGTAATACATATTTTTTTCTGATCTATTGGCAATAAACCTCCTCTTTTATTACTTTATTATTTATGTAACTCATTTGCCCACGTTACTGTGCTCCAGATAGCTGCTGTTGAGGTTCCAGAGGAGTACATGGGCTCAGTTGTTGAGCTTTTGGGGAAAAGGCGTGGACAAATGGTTAACATGGAAGCTAGCGGGTTCGTACCATACTTTCATTACTTCATCAGATCTTTGGTGAAATGCTGGTTATACTCTGTACAATATTTGGATATAGAAAACAGAAAGTGATAAGAACTGTTGCTATCATTGTTATGATTCATCAGAAATAGAGAATTCAACTGGTTCTTAGAATGACCTTGGAGTCCAGTGCTCCAGTCCCACACTTTCATCATTGAATAACCTATTTTCTGTTATTTTTAACATAGTATTTCTGTAACTACAAGTACTCAGGGTGTCCTTTTTTCTGTTAGCTGTTCATTTTTATCAGGCATTTTCAGTTTGCAAAGCACAAATGGGTGTCGGTAGTCCTACCCATGCATATGCAAGGCAATTGCAGCAATTGATAATCTGGATGCGTGCACTAGCAGTGTCCAATAGGTAACTGAGAGGCACCCGCGCCATGGACTCATTAATATCTGGCAACCTGCGTGGCTGCATGCTGAGAGACAGGAGAACAGATCTGCATACATTTCTTCAGAATTAACAGGGGCAATTTGGCCACATTAGCTACCTCGTTGGTCCCTGAGTAAAAGAAAAGTACACCCTGTAAATCAAAATGTACTACTAAATAATGGTCTAAGCATAAGTTTCATACTCTGTGCACCAATGTAAGTGTTAGGAACCCTAGTCCTACCGGGGATTGGACGGAGGTTGTAGGGATGCGTGGGCAGCAAGCGAGGCGaggagcggcgagggcggcgagagGGCGCTGTGGCCGGCgcaggaggagaaggcggcgcTAGGGCTAGGGCCGGCTCCCGTGGGGAAGCCGGAAACAATAATATGTTTCTgcttagggggtgtttagttcattttgcaaaaagatGTAAAGATGTAAAGATGGCATTTGAAGTAtgaaatgaagtctatttgcaaaactttttgcatagatgggttgtaaatcgcgagacgaatctaatgatgctaattaatccatgtttaatcaataattagcggatggttactgtagcatcactgttgcaaatcatggattaagtaggctcattagattcgtctcgcgatttacagtccatccatgcaaaaagttttgtaaatagactttatttagtgcttcaaattagcaagattccgtttcactttaatgcgtttacggcttttttgtgtttacatgTGAACAACTAAACAGCGCCTTAATTTCTCCAAGAGTCTTACACAAGTATTTATATGTCTCACGCTAATTAACAAGAAAACCCCTAATGATAATAATCTGAAGATAAATGGCCTCCCTGGCCCCTTGGCGCACCAGCCACCTAGCCACCTTGCGCACCTCGCCTCTTGTACGTGAGGCCGGTCATAACATCTCTCCCGGCCTTCGCAAACAGCTCATCCTCGAGCTGGAACTCTGGATAAGCGGCAGTGAAGTCCTCGCGACTTTCCCACGTCGCCTCTTCTTCTGGCAGGCCGCGCCACTGGATCAAGAGGCGCCATGCACCTCGCCACTGCTAGGACTGCAAAACGCGCTCAGGGATAGGCACAATGCGGCCATCCTGTGTCGGAGGAAGGGAACTCGGCGCCCCTGGAGGGTCGCCGTGATGCTGCTTGAGGAGGCTGACGTGGAAGACATCATGTAGGCGGGCGCCTTCCGGAAGTGTAGACGATACGCCACGCTGCCAATGCGCTCGAGCACCCCGAACAGCTCCGCCCATCGCAGCCCGAGCTTCTGACGCGCACGGGGGTCGAGGGACTGCGTCGTGCGGTGAAggaggcgcagccacacccaCGTGCCGACCTCGAACTCCACATCCCGGTGGTTGGCGTCGTAGTACTTCGACAGCTGCTACGCCTGGATGAGGCGCTTACGGACCTCAGCGAGCATCTCATCCCTGCTGCGGAGAAGAGCATCCGTAGCCTCAGTACGCGCGGTTCCCGGCCGGTACGGCAGAATGGCCGGCGGGGAACGGCCGTACACCACCTCGAACGGCGTGGCGCGAAGGGCGGTATGGAAGGACGTATTATAGCAATACTCCGCCCACGACAGCCAATCCACCCACGCACGCGGACGATCTCCTGTAACACACCGCAAATACATTGCGATTACCTTGTTAACCACCTCCGATTGGCCGTCCGTCTGAGGGTGGAAGGCCGTGCTCATGCGAAGTGTGACAACCGCCATCTTGAACAAATCGCGCCAGACGTTGCCGGTGAACACTGGGTCGCGGTCACTGACGATGGACGTCGGGAAGCCGTGTAGATGTACAACATCGTCGAAGAAGGCACGGGCGACCGACGCTGCCGTGTAGGGGTGGCCGAGCGCGATGAAATGCGCGTACTTGGAGAAGCGATCGACGACGGTGAGGATGACCGACTTGCCGCCAACCTTCGGAAGCCCCTCGATGAAATCCATAGAGATGTCCGCCCACACCTGAGACGGAACCTCCAGGGGCTGCAGCAACCCAGCCGGCCGTAGAGTCTGGGTCTTGTTGCGCTGACACGTGTCGCAGGTGCGCACCCAGTCCTGCATCAGTGAGCGATCGCCCGGGATATAGAAATCCGAGCGGAGGCGGTGCAGTGTCTTCTGGACCCCTTCATGACCGGCGCCATGAGCCAGTCGCAGGGCCTGTTGGCATAGGTCGCCAACGTCGGGGACGAAGATACAGGAGCCGTGCAGCAAGAGCCCCGCATCCTCGCGCCAAGCTGCGGTCAGCTCGCCTGCGCGGAGGCGCTCCAGTAGAAGAACGGCGTCGGGCGCCGCAGCTGTCGCGCGGCGGACGTCGTCGAGGAAGGCGAAGGATGGCCCCGAGAGGGCTGCCACGACCACTGTACCATCCGCGGAAGGAGAGGACTCCTCGTCCCGGCGGGAGAGGGCGTCCGCGGCGATGTTGAGGTGGCCCGGGCGGTACTCCACAGCGAAGTCGAAGCCGAACAGCTTGCTGACCCACTAGTGCTGAGGAACGGTGGAGAGCCGCTAATCCAGCAGCTACTTGAGGCTGTAGTGGTCCGTTCGGATCAGAAAGTGGCGCCCCCACAAGTACGGTCTCCAATGTCGAACAGCCTGCACCAAGCCAATGAGCTCGCGCTCATACGCAGCGAGCTTGAGATGCCGAGCAGCAAATGGCCGGTTGAAGAAGGCGAGGGGTCCGGCGCCCTGGTGGAGGACGGCACCAAACCCCGCACCCGAAGCGTCGCTGTCCACCACGAAGCCCTTGTCGAAGTCCGGCATTTGGAGTACGGGGCCGGTGGTGACGGCGCCCTTAAGCGCCCGGAACTCCGTCTCGGCGTCCTCGTCCCAAGCGAACGCATCTCGCCGCAAGAGACGCGTAAGCGGGGCGGCGATGATCTCGAAGTCCCGGATGAATTTCCGGTAGTAGCCGGCCAGCCCCAGGAAGCCCCGCAGCGCATGAGCGGAGCGCGGGACAGGCCACGAAGCCACGGCCTCCACCTTATCTGCATCCATGGCCACCCCCCCGGCGGAGATCACGTGGCCGAGGTAGGCCACCGAAGACGCCCCAAACGAGCATTTGGAGCGCTTGAGGTGGAGGTGGTGATCTTGAAGAGCCCGTAGGACGATGGCGACGTGCTGCAGGTGCTCCGCCCAAGAGGAGCTGTAGATCAAGATGTCATCGAAAAACACCAGCACGAACCTGCGAAGGTATGGGCGGAGGACGTCGTTCATCAACGCCTGGAACGTGGCTGGCGCATTGGAGAGGCCGAAAGGCATCACCAAGAACTCGTAGTGCCCCTCGTGAGTGCGGAACGTCGTCTTGCCGATGTCGTCCGGGTGCATGCGCACCTGGTGGTAGCCCGAGCGTAAGTCCAGCTTCGTGAAGAAGATGGCGCCGTAAAGCTCGTCAAGGAGCTCGTCCACCACCGGGATCGGGAACTTGTCCTTGGAGGTCATTGCGTTGAGGGCGCGGTAGTCGATGCAGAACCTCCAAGTGTTGTTCGGCTTGCGGACCAAGAGCACTGGGGCGGAGAACGGAGAGGTGCTGGGCCGAATGATCCCCTGCTGCAACATGGCCACGCACTGCCGCTCCAGCTCGTCCTTCTGTAGCTGCGGGTAGCGGTAGGGTCTGACGGCGACAGGAGCGGTGCCCGGCAGGAGGTGGATCCTGTGGTCATACAGGCGTGCTGGCGGCAGCCCCCGCGGCTCGTCGAAGACCGCGGCGAACTGAAGGAGCAGGTGGTCGAGGAGGGGCTGCCCtggcgaggcggcgacggcgcgagtGCTGAGCGCCCGAGTGTCGACGTGCGGAGCGCCTAGCCCGCGCCACTGgatgcggcggccgcggcgtgtgAAGGTCATGCAGAGACCCTCGAAGTCCCATAGGATGAGCTCGAGCGCCCGGAGGAACTCGACGCCCATGATGAGGTCGAATTCGCCCAAGGTGATGCCGAAGCACGTGACGGTGAACTCCTCCAAGCTGATGGCGAGGGCGACGTCGCGGGCGACCCCTTGGCACGGTACTAGGTCCCCATTGGCCACCAGCACCCGCAGCGAGGGGTGCGGAGTAGTGTTCAGCCCCAAGCGACTGAAAAGGTCGGCGTGGATGAAGTTCGTCGTCGAGCCGGAGTCGAGGAGGGCCACTAACCATTGACCACGTACGGTGACGGGCAGCAGCATGGAGTTCTCCGTGCGAACGCCCGCGAGAGCGTTGAGGGACACCGTGGGCGGATCCCCGGCGGGTGGGGCGTCGCAGGTGGAGTCCAGGGACGTGGGGGCAGGCGTGCGCTCCTCCTGGAACATGGCTGCCACTGCGGCCTCCGCCGGAACGTCGTCGTCAACGTAGCCGTCGTTGACGAGGTAGAAGAGGTGCTGACACACATGGCCACGGACGTACGGCTCGTCACAGTTGAAGCACAGGCCCTGGCGACGACGTTCCTGCTGTTCCGCCGGCGAGAGGCGGCGGAATCGCGACGGCGCGGGTGCTGTCGGCTGGACTGGAGTGCTCACCCCTCCAGACGATGCGGCAAGCTGCTGACGAGGTGATGCTGGTGGTGTAGAACGCCCCACCGGAGGCCGGTAGCCGCGCTTTGCCGGTGTCGTGCCGAGGGCGATCGCGCGGCGTTCATACGCACGCGCATAGTACATCGCCGACTGAAGATCTTGCGGGCTGCGCATCTCCACGTCCGCCTTGAGGTGCTCGGGAAGGCCACCCACAAACAATTTGGCCTTCTGGAGAGAGTTGAGGTTGCTTGCATGGCAAAGGACGGAGTTGAAGCGGTCCGAGTAGTCCTGTACCGACGAGAGGAAGGGCAGCCGCGCAAGCTCAGCCAGCCGTGTGCCCTGTGTCGGTGGCCCGAAACGAAGCTGGCACAGGCCGCGGAAGCGCTCCCAGGAGGGCATGCCCTCATCTTGCTCTAGTGCGTAGTACCATGTCTGCGCGGCGCCGCGAAGATGATACGAGGCCAGCCAGGTGCGATCTGAAGCCAAGGTGCGTTGGCCACAGAAGAATGGCTCGCACTGGTTGAGCCAATTCAGCGGATCCACCCCGCCGTCGAACGTCGGGAACTCCAACTTGTAGTACCGCGGCGGAGCTGGGTGGCCAGTAGGGGCACCGTTCAATTGGTTGTCGTCGGAGTCCCCTTCCATGCCGCCATAGGAAGGACCCTGGGTGGCGGCAGTCGGAGGGGTGAAGCTGGGCGCCGTCGTGTGTGTAGCGGACGGCGTGGTCGTCACAGCCGCGGTGTAGACCAGCGCAGGTGCCGATCCCATCGcccacgccgggatttttttttctcgaacacgcaggagagctgcgtattaTTGTATTAAGAGAAGAAGGTTGGAGTCATACAGAAAGAcccccacacacacccacacacacccaaactAGAGGGGGAATAAATCGCCTGTTACATGTAAGAGCGACCCAAGACCCTGGACAAGAACATCCTAGCCAACAACCCTGACCGAGAGAGAGGCAAGACCCTTGGCACCTGACAGGGTCCACAAATGAGCCTCATCTCTAGCCATGCTTAGCATGCTGGCAACACTTGGGGAAGCCCCATTAAAAACGCAGTTATTCCTATGCTTCCATATACACCAAGCACCAAGGATGATAAGCGAGTTTAGCCCTCTCTGCACATCTCCAGTAACTGCTGCTGCCACCCTTTCCCACCATGCTTCGAAAGGAGAGTCGTTAACCGCCGGAGACAGCTGAGAGAGGCCAACACTATGAAGGAGGGAGTACCAAAACTGCCTGGCGACCACACACCCAATGAGCAAATGCTGTATGTTCTCGTCCTCCTGATCACACAAAAGACACTTATCTGGATATGTGATAATAATCTGAAGATAAATGGCCTCCTTGGCCCCTTGGCGCACCAGCCGCCTAGCCACCTTGCGCACCTCGCATCTTGTACGTGAGGCCGGTCATAACAGTAAGTGTATGCAGTATGGGACTAAAAGTAAACTTAACTGTATACTCTTTAGTGTCATTATCTGTTGTGTATATTTGGAACAATTTTGTTTGGGAAAGAAAAGCTCAAAGATCGTTGTGAACCTATCCAAATCCAAAGTGATAAAATCCAACAAACTGGTCAATTTGCTGTGGGTTCTTCCATGGTCAGTTTTCACAACTTTAGTTGGGAGTTGTGACTTCACTTTATTGCTGTATCAGTCCTTAATTATGGATAGTTTATCTTATCTAGCGTAGAAATCATGCATCAGGTGAATTGTTCTAATTAATTAAAGGCATGGTTTCTCAATGAAAGAGGGAAACTATATGCTTAGTTATTGACTTGTCTTGTATTAATTATATTATGCCCCAGGCTATTGCGTACTGGTTCTTCGTTATATTGACTTACTGCCTTACTGATAATTGCTTTGAATGGTAGGCCGGAGGGAACAACATTGCTGAAATACAAGATTCCTACCAGAGGCCTCATTGGACTTCGGAATGCAATTCTTACAGCTTCTCGTGGCAGAGCTATACTCAACACAATTTTTGACAGCTATGGCTCGTGGGCTGGAGATCTTAGCTCTCGTGATCAGGGATCCTTGGTATGAATAAGTTCCAAAGCAATGAAGCTTATCCTTAAATTTTTCCTAGCATCTAACTTGGACAAACTGATTTAGGTTGCATTTGAAGATGGAAGCACTACTTCTTACGCACTTCTTAATGCACAAGAAAGAGGTCTCTTGTTTGTCCAACCTGGGCAGGATGTTTACAAAGGTCAAATTGTCGGTATCCATCAGCGACCTGGTGATTTAGCAATTAATGTGTGCAAGAAAAAAGCTGCTACAAATGTTCGTTCCAACAAGGAAACTACAGGTAAAACTTTCTTTTTACTTAGCACTCAGCAGTTGGGTGATTTCCATTTTTTTATCTACCAGACCTGCCAACAAATTTATGTACTGTGAGTTATCTCTTGTAAAATGGTCTGATAGCTGCTGTGATATAAATGGTAAAATCTTTGAAAAAGAGCAGAGATACTAGTATATAGTCATGTATTGAAGACAGTGTAGGTGGTTCTTCCTGAGAAGAAGCAAGTGCCGAAATGCCCAAAATATACTTGGAAATGCTAATATGACTCCACTAATATTCATAGTTATTGACTCTTAGATTTTGATCAAAGTATGCTTAATTTTCTGTATTTTCTATTTTGCAGTGGTACTTGATGAACCTTTAAGCTACAGTTTGGATGACTGCATAGAGTTTATCCAAGAAGATGAGCTAGTGGAGGTTACTCCTTCAAGTATCCGCATGTGCAAGAACCCAAAAATTTCGAAGAAAAAGTAACATTATCGCATGGATTCATTCTCAAGGCATACTTTCAGATAGAAGCTGCCTTTTCCACTGCCAGGGCTGATATGACCCTTGCATGGCGGCCCACACAAATCAGTAACTAGGCTATTTTGGTGGTCTACAGACTTAAAACTAAAGGTTGTCAGATTGAGATATAGGGTTATACGCAATTTTGTGATGATTAAAGCAGCTGATTAGTCTCTTTATTCATCACTAGAGAGGCTGGAGTGTAGTATTTTGGGCTGTAGATAAGCTGTACATGGTTTCTACAGCAATCTCTGTGGTTACATACATCTCTTTAGGTCTTATAGGTACTGTAGATGATTCTTAGTCCTAGTAAGGACTTGGGCAAAGCTTTAGCTAATGGAGCATGCTGTCCTGCTTCGGACACCTGCTCTTTTACAATGCAACACGTTTATTGGAAGTTCCATGAAACAGCCGAAACAATTGCAAACTGGATATTCCAGCATACAATAATTGGACATTAGGATAGGTTCAATTCATAGGTAGTAGGTCTACGAAATGAGTGCTACTCTTCATCAGCGGGTTACGATTACTTCACATAAAACCATGTGGATCAAGCAGTTTGCTGCAGCCTGCTATAGCTGCTGACATCCCGAGTAACCAACTCCTAGCTGCAAAAATCGGCTGGCGCTGGCTCACTGCCGGTTCAGCCGCACAGCTGCTCCATCTGTGCTGCAAAAGTCTCCGAACAACAGCCAGTTCTTGAGCAGAAACTATCCTCGCAGTGAGAGccaccaggcgctccggcggccATGTCTGGAGGCCATTATGTTGACTTGATAGCTGAATCACCCAAAAATGGACTGTCTTTTCAAAAAATAGGAAAGTTCGGTTTACATCCttgaactatcgcaaaagttcgACTCTCAACATTTAACTACAAAATCGAATAACAATGGTCATCTAACTGTTGCAAAACCAGACAAGTCTGGCTCTTTGGATGGTTTCCAAGGTAGTttcatatttaaaaaataaaattcaaaTTA
This window of the Panicum virgatum strain AP13 chromosome 1K, P.virgatum_v5, whole genome shotgun sequence genome carries:
- the LOC120698339 gene encoding putative elongation factor TypA-like SVR3, chloroplastic isoform X1, which codes for MQMQTLTLRGVPAARRAAPPPASSAHLAASGPCALRVPRRRRPRSLRASASLEQEVKEVAGSPAPSAGKSSQATRRDVRNIAIVAHVDHGKTTLVDSMLRQAKVFRDNQVVQERIMDSNDLERERGITILSKNTSITYKGTKINIIDTPGHSDFGGEVERVLNMVEGVLLVVDSVEGPMPQTRFVLKKALEFGHAVVVVVNKIDRPTTRPEFVVNSTFELFIELNATDEQCDFQTVYASGIKGKAGLSPENLADDLGPLFEAILRCIPEPRIEKDGALQMLVSNTEYDEHKGRIAIGRLHAGELQRGMEVKVCTPHDACRVGKVSELFVYQNFSRVPVESVSAGDICAVCGMNDIMIGETIADKITGTPLPTIKVEEPTVRMSFSINTSPFVGREGKYVTSRNLRDRLYRELERNLAMKVEDGETADTFLVSGRGTLHLTILIENMRREGYEFMIGPPKVINKTVDGKLLEPYEIAAVEVPEEYMGSVVELLGKRRGQMVNMEASGPEGTTLLKYKIPTRGLIGLRNAILTASRGRAILNTIFDSYGSWAGDLSSRDQGSLVAFEDGSTTSYALLNAQERGLLFVQPGQDVYKGQIVGIHQRPGDLAINVCKKKAATNVRSNKETTVVLDEPLSYSLDDCIEFIQEDELVEVTPSSIRMCKNPKISKKK
- the LOC120698339 gene encoding putative elongation factor TypA-like SVR3, chloroplastic isoform X2 yields the protein MQMQTLTLRGVPAARRAAPPPASSAHLAASGPCALRVPRRRRPRSLRASASLEQEVKEVAGSPAPSGKSSQATRRDVRNIAIVAHVDHGKTTLVDSMLRQAKVFRDNQVVQERIMDSNDLERERGITILSKNTSITYKGTKINIIDTPGHSDFGGEVERVLNMVEGVLLVVDSVEGPMPQTRFVLKKALEFGHAVVVVVNKIDRPTTRPEFVVNSTFELFIELNATDEQCDFQTVYASGIKGKAGLSPENLADDLGPLFEAILRCIPEPRIEKDGALQMLVSNTEYDEHKGRIAIGRLHAGELQRGMEVKVCTPHDACRVGKVSELFVYQNFSRVPVESVSAGDICAVCGMNDIMIGETIADKITGTPLPTIKVEEPTVRMSFSINTSPFVGREGKYVTSRNLRDRLYRELERNLAMKVEDGETADTFLVSGRGTLHLTILIENMRREGYEFMIGPPKVINKTVDGKLLEPYEIAAVEVPEEYMGSVVELLGKRRGQMVNMEASGPEGTTLLKYKIPTRGLIGLRNAILTASRGRAILNTIFDSYGSWAGDLSSRDQGSLVAFEDGSTTSYALLNAQERGLLFVQPGQDVYKGQIVGIHQRPGDLAINVCKKKAATNVRSNKETTVVLDEPLSYSLDDCIEFIQEDELVEVTPSSIRMCKNPKISKKK
- the LOC120698339 gene encoding putative elongation factor TypA-like SVR3, chloroplastic isoform X3; its protein translation is MIPEISFVPFCFLWKSSQATRRDVRNIAIVAHVDHGKTTLVDSMLRQAKVFRDNQVVQERIMDSNDLERERGITILSKNTSITYKGTKINIIDTPGHSDFGGEVERVLNMVEGVLLVVDSVEGPMPQTRFVLKKALEFGHAVVVVVNKIDRPTTRPEFVVNSTFELFIELNATDEQCDFQTVYASGIKGKAGLSPENLADDLGPLFEAILRCIPEPRIEKDGALQMLVSNTEYDEHKGRIAIGRLHAGELQRGMEVKVCTPHDACRVGKVSELFVYQNFSRVPVESVSAGDICAVCGMNDIMIGETIADKITGTPLPTIKVEEPTVRMSFSINTSPFVGREGKYVTSRNLRDRLYRELERNLAMKVEDGETADTFLVSGRGTLHLTILIENMRREGYEFMIGPPKVINKTVDGKLLEPYEIAAVEVPEEYMGSVVELLGKRRGQMVNMEASGPEGTTLLKYKIPTRGLIGLRNAILTASRGRAILNTIFDSYGSWAGDLSSRDQGSLVAFEDGSTTSYALLNAQERGLLFVQPGQDVYKGQIVGIHQRPGDLAINVCKKKAATNVRSNKETTVVLDEPLSYSLDDCIEFIQEDELVEVTPSSIRMCKNPKISKKK
- the LOC120698339 gene encoding putative elongation factor TypA-like SVR3, chloroplastic isoform X4; this encodes MLRQAKVFRDNQVVQERIMDSNDLERERGITILSKNTSITYKGTKINIIDTPGHSDFGGEVERVLNMVEGVLLVVDSVEGPMPQTRFVLKKALEFGHAVVVVVNKIDRPTTRPEFVVNSTFELFIELNATDEQCDFQTVYASGIKGKAGLSPENLADDLGPLFEAILRCIPEPRIEKDGALQMLVSNTEYDEHKGRIAIGRLHAGELQRGMEVKVCTPHDACRVGKVSELFVYQNFSRVPVESVSAGDICAVCGMNDIMIGETIADKITGTPLPTIKVEEPTVRMSFSINTSPFVGREGKYVTSRNLRDRLYRELERNLAMKVEDGETADTFLVSGRGTLHLTILIENMRREGYEFMIGPPKVINKTVDGKLLEPYEIAAVEVPEEYMGSVVELLGKRRGQMVNMEASGPEGTTLLKYKIPTRGLIGLRNAILTASRGRAILNTIFDSYGSWAGDLSSRDQGSLVAFEDGSTTSYALLNAQERGLLFVQPGQDVYKGQIVGIHQRPGDLAINVCKKKAATNVRSNKETTVVLDEPLSYSLDDCIEFIQEDELVEVTPSSIRMCKNPKISKKK